The following coding sequences lie in one Arachis hypogaea cultivar Tifrunner chromosome 4, arahy.Tifrunner.gnm2.J5K5, whole genome shotgun sequence genomic window:
- the LOC112794775 gene encoding uncharacterized protein — MGAKIDRGISQARGLPTFIFCGENYHLMSSLIPPKGNIAKFSQLYVFDTQNEIENRMAAIRGEHHKEIHEDIVRELKQMLDDNNVLVKAFRMVRDSLAREPNNTIKLRLLGKRGKDGRRYNLPNTDEVAALIVGDFDIDKTDRDIVVETQSGRLQRINQLNSAYLGLQYPLLFPFGEDGYKEDIPFNKGSQSGSKGRQEVSLREFFAFRIQERLADGSPLLYSRRLFQQFLVDGFSMIESSRLNYIQLDQEKLRCEMYKGIKEAVLSGETTPSSRGKRIILPSSFTGGPRYMIQNYQDAMAICKVVGYPDLFITFTCNPKWPEVEDFLKNRELNAEDKPDIICRTFKAKLDLMIKDIRANKIFGRVCAVVYTIEFQKRGLPHAHILLFLHKDDKFPTAEDIDKIISAKIPDKELDPEYFEVVEKHMIHGPCGLARKDSPCMDNGKCVRHFPKRFVDCTTIDDDGYPVYRHREDGRTINKYGVDLDSRYVVPHNRLLLMRYGAHINVEWCNQSRSIKYLFKYVNKGHDRVTASFYRSVTADAELDEYDEASMCYDCRYISPCEAAWRIFGFNIHYRDPSVVRLGFHLPDEQNVIFKDHENLEDVVRKASVKESMFLGWFQANKDYAEARALTYAELPTKFVWKPHERVWLPRKSHSVIDLFLSDDELKELTLIEIEKTLNSYNKSLQDFSPMPVPDISQLNSQLYADGMNRLISDELRYDKRQLALDHTTYLQQLTDEQYFVYKTVMDAAQNGKGGVFFLYGYGGTGKTFVWKTLAAALRSKSQVVLTVASSGIASLLLPGGRTTHSRFSISLNLDEFSTCNIRQGSALAELLIKTKLIIWDEAPMILPVIPKGTRQEIVNATINSSYIWNDCKLLKLTKNMRLRSGDSNTRSSELKEFADWILGIGDGSHGTPTEQCQKILIPDDILVKDWDDPIEAICKVTYPKLFDGTIADEHIEDRAILAPTLQIVDEINQFMMSLNPTEAQTYYSSDKACPTESNNDLLASIHTPEFLNTIRCSGVPNHELTLKVGTPIMLLRNIDHSERLCNGTRLVVTKLGKHIIEARGSAKKNKGQWWTKL, encoded by the exons ATGGGTGCAAAGATAGACCGTGGCATAAGTCAAGCAAGAGGGCTACCAACATTTATCTTTTGTGGAGAGAATTATCATCTAATGAGTAGTCTGATCCCTCCAAAGGGGAACATTGCAAAATTTTCTCAACTGTATGTATTTGATACTCAGAATGAGATTGAAAATCGCATGGCAGCTATTCG GGGTGAACATCACAAAGAGATACATGAAGATATTGTTAGAGAATTGAAACAGATGCTTGATGATAATAATGTACTGGTGAAGGCATTTCGCATGGTTAGAGACTCACTCGCAAGAGAGCCTAATAATACAATAAAGCTCAGACTTTTGGGTAAAAGGGGGAAGGATGGTAGGCGATACAACCTGCCCAACACGGATGAGGTAGCTGCATTGATTGTGGGTGACTTTGACATAGATAAAACTGATAGGGACATTGTGGTAGAGACACAAAGTGGAAGGTTACAAAGGATTAATCAACTCAATTCTGCTTATTTGGGATTACAATACCCATTGTTATTTCCATTTGGAGAGGATGGTTACAAGGAAGACATACCTTTCAACAAGGGTAGTCAAAGTGGTAGCAAAGGGCGACAAGAGGTTTCATTAAGAGAATTCTTTGCATTCAGGATACAAGAAAGGTTAGCTGATGGATCTCCTTTGTTATATTCTAGACGACTATTCCAGCAATTCTTGGTTGATGGGTTCTCTATGATCGAATCATCTCGCTTAAATTATATACAACTTGATCAGGAAAAACTCAGATGTGAGATGTACAAGGGTATAAAGGAAGCAGTTTTGTCTGGGGAAACAACACCGTCATCGCGTGGCAAACGTATTATATTACCATCATCATTCACAGGTGGCCCAAGATATATGATTCAGAATTACCAGGATGCAATGGCAATATGTAAGGTTGTCGGTTATCCAGACCTATTCATTACATTCACATGCAATCCTAAGTGGCCCGAAGTAGAAGACTTTCTTAAGAATAGGGAATTAAATGCAGAAGATAAACCTGACATAATATGCAGGACATTCAAGGCAAAGTTGGATTTGATGATTAAAGATATTAGAGCAAACAAAATTTTTGGCAGGGTTTGTGCAG TTGTATACACAATCGAATTTCAAAAACGGGGACTACCACACGCACATATACTATTGTTCTTACATAAGGATGACAAGTTTCCGACAGCTGAAGACATTGACAAGATCATATCTGCTAAGATTCCAGATAAGGAACTAGACCCTGAATACTTTGAAGTAGTGGAAAAGCACATGATACATGGTCCATGTGGTTTAGCGAGGAAAGATTCACCTTGTATGGATAATGGAAAATGTGTACGTCATTTTCCTAAGCGTTTTGTCGATTGCACAACTATTGATGATGATGGGTATCCAGTATATAGGCATAGGGAAGATGGAAGAACTATCAACAAGTATGGGGTTGACCTTGATAGCCGTTATGTGGTTCCGCACAACAGACTACTACTTATGAGATATGGTGCACATATAAATGTGGAGTGGTGCAATCAATCAAGATCAATAAAGTATTTGTTCAAATATGTGAACAAAGGTCATGATCGTGTAACTGCTTCCTTCTATAGAAGTGTCACAGCGGATGCTGAGTTAGATGAATACGATGAAGCGAGTATGTGTTACGATTGTAGATACATATCACCATGTGAAGCAGCATGGAGGATTTTTGGTTTTAACATCCATTACAGAGATCCATCTGTTGTGAGATTGGGTTTTCACTTACCTGATGAACAGAATGTTATATTCAAAGACCACGAAAATCTGGAGGATGTTGTTAGAAAAGCATCAGTAAAGGAATCTATGTTTTTAGGATGGTTTCAAGCAAACAAGGATTATGCAGAAGCAAGGGCACTGACATATGCTGAACTTCCAACTAAATTCGTATGGAAGCCACATGAGAGGGTTTGGTTGCCTAGAAAATCACACTCTGTTATCG ATTTATTCCTTTCCGATGATGAACTAAAGGAGTTGACGTTGATAGAAATTGAGAAAACACTTAACTCATATAATAAGAGTCTGCAGGATTTCTCTCCGATGCCAGTCCCAGATATAAGCCAACTGAATAGTCAACTATATGCTGATGGAATGAACAG GTTAATTTCCGATGAGCTCCGCTATGATAAAAGACAGCTAGCTCTAGACCATACCACCTATTTGCAACAACTAACCGACGAGCAATATTTTGTTTATAAGACAGTCATGGATGCTGCCCAAAATGGGAAGGGTGGAGTATTCTTTTTGTATGGGTATGGTGGGACTGGCAAAACATTTGTTTGGAAGACTTTAGCAGCTGCATTGAGATCTAAATCACAAGTTGTTCTTACTGTTGCATCAAGTGGTATTGCATCTCTTTTATTACCTGGGGGTAGGACAACACATTCACGTTTTTCAATCTCACTCAATCTAGATGAATTCTCAACATGCAATATAAGACAAGGAAGTGCATTGGCCGAGCTGTTGATAAAGACAAAGCTTATCATTTGGGATGAGGCTCCTATG ATATTGCCGGTGATCCCTAAAGGGACTCGACAAGAGATTGTTAATGCCACTATAAACTCATCTTACATCTGGAATGATTGCAAGCTCTTGAAATTGACAAAGAATATGAGATTGAGATCAGGTGATTCCAACACAAGGTCGTCTGAGTTAAAAGAATTTGCCGATTGGATTCTTGGTATTGGTGATGGTAGTCACGGAACTCCAACAGAACAATGTCAGAAGATTCTAATCCCAGATGACATACTGGTTAAAGATTGGGATGATCCAATTGAGGCAATTTGCAAGGTTACTTATCCAAAACTGTTTGATGGCACCATTGCTGATGAACACATTGAAGACCGAGCAATACTTGCACCAACATTGCAAATAGTTGATGAGATAAACCAATTCATGATGAGCTTAAACCCTACTGAAGCACAGACATACTATAGCTCAGACAAGGCATGCCCAACCGAGTCTAACAACGACTTATTGGCGTCCATTCACACACCTGAATTCCTGAATACAATTAGATGCTCAGGAGTGCCCAATCATGAGCTGACATTAAAGGTTGGAACTCCTATCATGCTTTTAAGGAACATTGACCACTCAGAAAGATTGTGCAATGGAACACGTTTGGTTGTCACCAAGCTTGGAAAACACATTATAGAAGCACGTGGTAGTGCCAAAAAGAACAAAGgtcagtggtggacgaaattgtga